Proteins from a genomic interval of Stenotrophomonas maltophilia R551-3:
- a CDS encoding alpha/beta fold hydrolase, which yields MKRLLLLLLACAGLWLAACSSSINASSTSLADRLIAPGGVSTLLDRPRIAAAIAELPNRHGFAPGRDGVPIFWRVFDPGNYGARYHYLPQRHENGLPLDTGLSLAVPQPFHAQAPRGTVVLLHGWMMNGDSMLPWSLQLAESGYRVVTLDLRNHGQSGAGPSGYGTYESDDVVDVISELRARGEVTGPLYLFGVSYGAATAVFTADKLGDQVEGVVAMESFANAGVAIRTMIPHLMGLQPEGLKAQAVASYARWRYGGQDIDQVVAAASRRIDVDLDRVDVARALADTRACVLLLHGQGDQHIPVSQGRELAQANPRAHYIEMRGEDHITLPLRLDLLAGVVDDWMARDEHHPQSACPAPQLPAQAEWLTRS from the coding sequence ATGAAGCGCCTGCTGCTGTTGCTGCTGGCGTGCGCCGGCCTGTGGCTGGCTGCATGCTCATCCTCGATCAATGCCTCGTCCACCTCGCTTGCCGATCGGCTGATCGCGCCGGGTGGCGTGTCGACCCTGCTTGATCGCCCGCGCATAGCCGCGGCCATCGCCGAACTGCCGAACCGCCATGGCTTCGCGCCGGGGCGCGATGGCGTGCCGATCTTCTGGCGCGTGTTCGATCCGGGCAACTATGGTGCGCGCTATCACTACCTGCCGCAGCGCCACGAGAATGGCCTGCCGCTGGATACCGGCTTGAGCCTGGCCGTGCCACAGCCCTTCCACGCGCAGGCACCGCGCGGCACCGTGGTGCTGCTGCACGGCTGGATGATGAATGGTGATTCGATGCTGCCGTGGTCGCTGCAGCTGGCGGAGTCCGGCTACCGCGTGGTCACCCTCGACCTGCGCAACCACGGCCAGTCCGGTGCCGGTCCGTCCGGCTATGGCACCTATGAATCGGATGACGTGGTCGATGTAATCAGCGAGCTGCGTGCACGTGGTGAAGTGACCGGCCCGCTGTACCTGTTCGGCGTGTCCTATGGCGCCGCCACAGCGGTATTCACCGCCGACAAGCTCGGCGACCAGGTGGAAGGCGTGGTAGCGATGGAGTCGTTCGCCAATGCCGGCGTGGCCATCCGCACGATGATCCCGCACCTGATGGGACTGCAGCCGGAAGGGTTGAAGGCGCAGGCGGTAGCCTCCTACGCGCGCTGGCGTTACGGTGGCCAGGACATCGACCAGGTGGTCGCCGCGGCAAGCCGCCGCATCGACGTCGATCTCGACCGTGTGGATGTGGCGCGCGCGCTGGCCGATACCCGCGCCTGCGTACTGCTGCTGCACGGGCAGGGCGACCAGCACATCCCGGTCAGCCAGGGCCGCGAACTGGCGCAGGCCAATCCGCGCGCGCACTACATCGAGATGCGCGGCGAGGACCACATCACCCTGCCGTTGCGGCTGGACCTGCTGGCCGGTGTGGTCGACGACTGGATGGCGCGCGACGAGCACCATCCGCAGAGTGCCTGCCCGGCTCCCCAGCTGCCGGCCCAGGCCGAGTGGCTGACGCGCAGCTGA